Proteins encoded within one genomic window of Microbacterium sp. zg-B185:
- the sucB gene encoding 2-oxoglutarate dehydrogenase, E2 component, dihydrolipoamide succinyltransferase: MSTSVVLPALGESVTEGTVTRWLKNVGDTVEADEGLLEISTDKVDTEIPSPVSGVIEEILVQEDETVEVGAILAKIGEPGSAPAPDATPADAEQPAEPAAAPAAAPAADAPAAAADAEAPPAAAAAAPAAGGKDVVLPELGESVTEGTVTRWLKNVGDSVAVDEALLEISTDKVDTEIPSPYAGVLQEILVQEDETVAVGSPLARIGDSAPAAEEVAPAPAETPAPAEAPAPAQAAPAPAPAPAAPAPAPAAPAPAAPAAAPTAPAPEPPAAAPAVSAPAAADDSDVTAYVTPLVRRLAQQQGVDLSTVTGTGVGGRIRKEDVLKAAETAAAPAAAAPAPSAPAPAPATVEISPLRGTTQPMSRLRKVLAERAVASMQSTAQLTTVVEVDVTKLASLRDAVKADFQAKTGDKLSFLPFFALAAAEALQANPVVNATVDGDQIVYPPSENLSIAVDTERGLLTPVLRDAASKNIAQIAHEIADLAARTRSNKLKPDELAGGTFTLTNTGSRGALFDTPVVFLPQSAILGTGVVVKRPGLVSVDGKDAIAIRSYVYLALSYDHRIIDGADAARFLAAVKARLQDAAFEGQLGI; this comes from the coding sequence ATGAGCACTTCCGTCGTCCTCCCCGCGCTCGGCGAGAGCGTCACCGAGGGAACGGTCACCCGCTGGCTCAAGAACGTCGGCGACACCGTCGAGGCGGACGAGGGACTGCTGGAGATCTCGACCGACAAGGTCGACACCGAGATCCCCTCCCCGGTCAGCGGTGTGATCGAAGAGATCCTGGTGCAGGAGGACGAGACCGTCGAGGTCGGCGCCATCCTGGCCAAGATCGGCGAGCCCGGGTCCGCGCCCGCACCGGACGCCACCCCGGCGGACGCCGAACAGCCTGCCGAGCCGGCTGCTGCACCCGCGGCCGCTCCGGCCGCCGACGCTCCCGCTGCCGCTGCCGATGCCGAAGCTCCCCCCGCGGCCGCAGCAGCCGCGCCTGCCGCGGGAGGCAAGGACGTGGTACTGCCCGAGCTCGGCGAAAGCGTGACCGAAGGCACCGTGACGCGGTGGCTGAAGAACGTCGGTGACAGTGTCGCGGTGGACGAGGCTCTTCTGGAGATCTCCACCGACAAGGTCGACACCGAGATCCCCTCACCGTACGCCGGAGTCCTCCAGGAGATCCTGGTGCAGGAGGACGAGACGGTGGCCGTCGGTTCGCCGCTCGCCCGCATCGGCGACAGCGCACCCGCGGCCGAAGAGGTCGCGCCCGCGCCGGCTGAGACTCCCGCGCCGGCTGAGGCTCCTGCCCCTGCACAGGCAGCGCCTGCCCCGGCACCGGCACCGGCAGCGCCCGCCCCTGCACCGGCAGCGCCTGCCCCGGCGGCGCCCGCAGCCGCACCGACAGCCCCTGCCCCTGAGCCGCCGGCAGCCGCACCGGCGGTATCCGCACCGGCTGCCGCGGACGACTCGGACGTGACGGCTTACGTCACGCCACTCGTTCGCCGACTGGCCCAGCAGCAGGGCGTCGATCTTTCCACGGTCACCGGCACCGGCGTCGGCGGACGCATCCGCAAGGAAGACGTGCTCAAGGCCGCCGAGACCGCGGCTGCCCCCGCGGCTGCGGCGCCGGCGCCCTCGGCCCCGGCCCCGGCCCCGGCCACCGTCGAGATCTCGCCGCTCCGCGGCACGACTCAGCCGATGTCGCGTCTGCGCAAGGTGCTCGCCGAGCGCGCCGTGGCGTCGATGCAGTCCACCGCGCAGCTGACGACCGTCGTGGAGGTGGACGTCACGAAGCTCGCCTCCCTGCGTGACGCCGTCAAGGCGGACTTCCAGGCCAAGACCGGCGACAAGCTCTCGTTCCTGCCCTTCTTCGCGTTGGCTGCGGCCGAAGCGCTCCAGGCGAACCCCGTCGTCAACGCAACGGTGGACGGCGATCAGATCGTCTACCCGCCGTCCGAGAACCTCTCGATCGCGGTCGACACCGAGCGTGGACTGCTGACACCGGTCCTGCGGGATGCGGCATCCAAGAACATCGCCCAGATCGCGCACGAGATCGCCGACCTGGCCGCCCGCACGCGCAGCAACAAGCTCAAGCCCGACGAGCTCGCCGGCGGGACGTTCACGCTGACGAACACGGGCTCGCGCGGCGCGCTGTTCGACACCCCCGTGGTGTTCCTGCCGCAGTCGGCGATCCTCGGCACCGGCGTGGTCGTCAAGCGTCCCGGCCTGGTCTCCGTCGACGGCAAGGATGCGATCGCCATCCGCTCGTACGTGTACCTCGCGCTCTCGTACGACCACCGCATCATCGACGGAGCCGACGCCGCGCGATTCCTTGCTGCCGTTAAGGCGCGCCTCCAGGACGCCGCCTTCGAAGGTCAGCTCGGCATCTGA
- the lpdA gene encoding dihydrolipoyl dehydrogenase — MTEHRFDIVVLGGGSGGYAAALRAAELGKSVALVEKDKVGGTCLHRGCIPTKALLHAAEVADVTRDAWSMGIRASLEGIDADGVRAYREGIVAKKYKGLQGLVTARGITVVAGEGHLEPGPAVRVGDDLYRGTEVVLATGSYSRTLPGLQIGGRILASEQALELREIPERVIILGGGVIGVEFASVWRSFGAEVTIVEALDHLVPNEDVAMSKALERAFRKRGIASSLGVRFAGATQTDDAVTVTLEDGTSFDADYLLVAVGRGPVTAGLGYEESGVVLDRGYVTTDERLRTGAEHVWAVGDIVPGLQLAHRGFQQGIFVAEEIAGLHPVLVPDTQIPKVTYSHPEVASVGLTEAQAVAADGAEGIVSYEYNLAGNGKSEILGTAGLVKVVRRKDGPVIGVHLVGDRVGELITEGQLAVGWEAHPEDIAPFIHAHPTQSEALGEAFLALAGKPLHAL, encoded by the coding sequence ATGACCGAGCACCGCTTCGACATCGTCGTCCTCGGTGGCGGCAGCGGCGGCTACGCGGCTGCGCTGCGTGCCGCCGAGCTGGGCAAGTCGGTCGCGCTCGTCGAGAAGGACAAAGTGGGCGGCACCTGCCTGCATCGCGGCTGCATCCCGACGAAGGCTCTGCTTCACGCGGCTGAGGTCGCCGACGTGACCCGCGATGCCTGGAGCATGGGCATCCGCGCCTCTTTGGAGGGCATCGACGCCGACGGAGTGCGGGCCTACCGGGAAGGGATCGTCGCGAAGAAGTACAAGGGGCTGCAGGGTCTGGTCACGGCGCGCGGCATCACCGTCGTGGCCGGTGAGGGGCACCTCGAGCCCGGACCCGCCGTCCGGGTCGGAGACGACCTCTACCGCGGCACCGAAGTGGTGCTCGCCACCGGGTCCTACAGCCGCACGCTGCCCGGCCTGCAGATCGGCGGCCGGATCCTCGCGAGTGAGCAGGCGCTGGAGCTGCGCGAGATCCCCGAGCGCGTCATCATCCTCGGTGGTGGCGTCATCGGCGTCGAATTCGCCAGTGTCTGGCGCTCGTTCGGTGCCGAGGTGACGATCGTCGAGGCGCTGGATCACCTCGTCCCGAACGAGGACGTCGCAATGAGCAAGGCGCTGGAGCGCGCCTTCCGCAAGCGCGGCATCGCCTCCTCGCTGGGCGTGCGCTTCGCCGGTGCGACGCAGACCGACGATGCCGTGACCGTGACGCTCGAGGACGGCACGTCCTTCGACGCGGACTATCTGCTCGTCGCCGTCGGCCGCGGGCCGGTGACGGCCGGGCTCGGCTACGAGGAAAGCGGCGTCGTGCTCGATCGCGGCTACGTCACGACCGATGAGCGACTCCGCACCGGCGCCGAGCACGTGTGGGCCGTCGGCGACATCGTCCCCGGGCTGCAACTGGCCCATCGCGGATTCCAGCAGGGCATCTTCGTGGCCGAGGAGATCGCGGGGCTGCACCCGGTCCTGGTTCCGGACACACAGATCCCCAAGGTCACCTACAGCCACCCCGAAGTCGCCTCGGTCGGCCTCACCGAGGCTCAGGCCGTGGCCGCCGACGGCGCGGAGGGGATCGTCTCCTACGAGTACAACCTGGCCGGCAACGGCAAGAGCGAGATCCTCGGCACGGCCGGGCTGGTCAAGGTGGTCCGGCGCAAGGACGGGCCCGTGATCGGCGTCCACCTGGTGGGCGACCGGGTCGGCGAGCTCATCACCGAGGGGCAGCTGGCCGTCGGCTGGGAGGCGCACCCCGAAGACATCGCGCCGTTCATCCACGCGCATCCGACCCAGAGCGAGGCCCTCGGCGAGGCGTTCCTCGCCCTGGCCGGCAAGCCCCTGCACGCGCTCTGA
- a CDS encoding leucyl aminopeptidase encodes MSFPDLEFSTDPIRESPADAILLALPALDSDAGPQLEDWPGLAAALAAVGFTGAASSYQRVYAPESTALPLSVVGIGAKPDAAAVRDAVGTGIRTLTGFDTVSVAVLADGADLWRAAAEGASLGGYRFEGYKSEAPKPRAARVVVHGAAAAADGELAAIAAAADAVALVKDLVSIPAEWLGPADFADRATAAVADLPVSVEILDETALRDGGYGGILGVGQGSDRPPRLVRLDYAPAGASRHVALVGKGITFDTGGLSLKPAASMVGMKYDMCGAATALGVLRAVATLGLPVHVTAWLCIADNMPSGRATRPGDVLRMLDGTTVEVLNTDAEGRLVLADGLAAASREHPDVIVDVATLTGAITTALGTRHTGVMGEDAAVAAYLSAAEQAGELAWQLPLPAHMVDELDSPIADLQNAKIGDPAGGSLFAGLFLRHFVGRVSDDADAARIPWVHLDIAGVGMNKGSGYGFTDKGPTGATVRSLIRFIAGEEAR; translated from the coding sequence ATGTCGTTCCCTGACCTCGAATTCAGCACCGATCCGATCCGAGAGTCCCCGGCGGACGCCATCCTGCTGGCGCTTCCTGCCCTGGACTCCGACGCAGGCCCCCAGCTGGAGGACTGGCCCGGGCTCGCAGCGGCACTGGCCGCGGTCGGCTTCACCGGCGCGGCATCCTCCTACCAGCGCGTCTACGCGCCGGAGAGCACAGCACTTCCGCTTTCCGTGGTCGGGATCGGCGCGAAGCCGGACGCGGCGGCGGTCCGGGACGCCGTGGGCACCGGCATCCGCACCCTCACCGGCTTCGACACGGTCAGCGTCGCCGTCCTCGCCGACGGTGCGGACCTCTGGCGCGCAGCGGCCGAGGGCGCCTCGCTCGGCGGCTACCGGTTCGAGGGCTACAAGTCCGAGGCGCCCAAACCGCGCGCGGCACGCGTCGTGGTACACGGTGCGGCAGCCGCGGCAGATGGCGAACTGGCTGCGATCGCGGCGGCCGCCGATGCGGTGGCGCTGGTGAAGGACCTCGTCTCCATCCCGGCCGAATGGCTCGGACCCGCCGACTTCGCCGACCGCGCGACCGCGGCAGTGGCGGATCTGCCGGTCAGCGTGGAGATTCTCGACGAGACGGCGCTGCGCGACGGCGGCTACGGCGGCATCCTGGGTGTCGGACAGGGATCGGACCGCCCGCCGCGTCTGGTGCGCCTGGACTACGCGCCGGCCGGCGCGTCGCGGCATGTCGCTCTCGTCGGCAAGGGCATCACGTTCGACACCGGCGGGCTGTCGCTGAAGCCGGCGGCGTCCATGGTGGGTATGAAATACGACATGTGCGGCGCCGCCACGGCTTTGGGCGTCCTGCGGGCCGTGGCCACTCTGGGGCTGCCGGTACACGTCACCGCATGGCTGTGCATCGCGGACAACATGCCCTCCGGCCGGGCCACCCGCCCGGGCGATGTTCTGCGGATGCTGGACGGCACAACCGTCGAGGTGCTCAACACCGACGCGGAGGGGCGTCTCGTCCTCGCCGACGGGCTCGCCGCCGCCAGCCGCGAGCACCCCGACGTCATCGTCGACGTCGCCACCCTCACCGGTGCGATCACGACCGCCCTCGGCACCCGGCATACCGGCGTGATGGGCGAGGATGCCGCTGTCGCGGCCTACCTCTCGGCAGCCGAGCAGGCCGGCGAGCTGGCTTGGCAGCTGCCGCTCCCGGCGCACATGGTCGATGAGCTGGACTCCCCCATCGCGGATCTGCAGAACGCCAAGATCGGAGACCCGGCGGGCGGATCGTTGTTCGCCGGACTGTTCCTGAGACATTTCGTCGGCCGCGTCTCGGACGACGCGGATGCCGCGCGCATCCCGTGGGTGCATCTGGACATCGCCGGTGTCGGGATGAACAAGGGCAGCGGCTACGGCTTCACCGACAAGGGACCGACCGGAGCGACCGTGCGCTCGCTGATCCGCTTCATCGCCGGTGAGGAGGCGCGATGA
- a CDS encoding PAC2 family protein, translating into MAQSAPLYERVASAPPIPRGLPLVIALTGFTDAGSAVSRMVDYFRDDLEPTPLAVFSNDVLLDYRARRPLISFDQDHLTDYRPPRLELSFAHDSLGQPFLTLAGYEPDFAWDSFTDAVLDFAAAYDVKSVTWVHAIPMPVPHTRPIGTTVSGTRSELTEAHSVWQPHTQVPATAGHLLEYRFAEVGALVAGFVLLVPHYLGDTEYPAAALAGLDSLTVATGLVFAGDDLREENRDYLAKVDEQVAGSDELSRMVQGLEERYDSYMAGSTLASPMIHTGDLPSADELAAELERFLATRPSGDDEKRGA; encoded by the coding sequence ATGGCTCAATCCGCTCCGCTCTACGAGCGCGTGGCATCCGCTCCGCCGATTCCACGAGGGCTGCCGCTCGTGATCGCGCTCACGGGTTTCACCGACGCCGGCAGCGCGGTCAGCCGCATGGTCGATTACTTCCGCGACGACCTGGAGCCCACGCCGTTGGCCGTCTTCTCCAATGACGTGCTCCTGGACTACCGTGCGCGACGCCCGCTGATCTCCTTCGACCAGGACCACCTCACCGATTACCGGCCGCCGCGGCTGGAGCTCTCGTTCGCACACGACTCGCTCGGTCAGCCCTTCCTGACCCTCGCCGGCTACGAACCCGACTTCGCGTGGGACTCGTTCACCGACGCCGTGCTCGACTTCGCCGCGGCGTACGACGTGAAGTCCGTGACATGGGTGCACGCGATCCCCATGCCCGTCCCGCACACCCGGCCGATCGGGACCACCGTCAGCGGAACCCGCAGCGAGCTCACCGAGGCGCATTCGGTCTGGCAGCCGCACACCCAGGTGCCGGCCACGGCGGGGCATCTCCTCGAGTACCGATTCGCGGAGGTAGGCGCCCTGGTCGCCGGCTTCGTGCTGCTCGTGCCCCACTATCTCGGCGACACCGAGTACCCGGCGGCCGCCCTCGCTGGACTGGACAGCCTCACCGTCGCGACGGGGCTCGTCTTCGCCGGCGACGACCTGCGTGAAGAGAACCGGGACTACCTGGCCAAGGTGGACGAGCAGGTCGCCGGCAGCGATGAGCTCTCGCGCATGGTGCAGGGACTCGAGGAGCGCTACGACTCGTACATGGCCGGCTCGACGCTCGCATCGCCGATGATCCACACCGGCGATCTGCCCAGCGCCGACGAATTGGCGGCAGAGCTGGAGAGGTTCCTCGCGACCCGGCCTTCCGGTGACGACGAGAAGCGCGGAGCCTGA
- a CDS encoding RNA polymerase sigma factor: protein MTSGTKTTARASSAKDPAAVAPADESTTTTTKAAAKPVAAKTAAAKTAATKTGAAKAPAKAATKTAATKTAAKSRAAKATDDEPVDELVDDVEIDDVVDIEDDVVALDDVVDEDEKPRAAPRGKAKAKAAAEPEAETAEAEEDDEDEETTKPAFTEPLPTGAIVISSSDDEDVPVYSTMITGATADPVKDYLKQIGKVPLLNAAEEVELAMRIEAGLFAEEKLSHMTAAEKSNQVGLDLQWVARDGQRAKSHLLGANLRLVVSLAKRYTGRGMQFLDLIQEGNLGLIRAVEKFDYTKGFKFSTYATWWIRQAITRAMADQARTIRIPVHMVEVINKLARVQRQMLQDLGREPTPEELSRELDMTPEKVIEVQKYGREPISLHTPLGEDGDSEFGDLIEDTEAVVPADAVGFTMLQRQLESLLDSLSEREAGVIRMRFGLGDGQPKTLDQIGDTFGVTRERIRQIESKTMAKLRHPSRSQSLRDYLE from the coding sequence GTGACCTCAGGCACGAAGACCACAGCACGCGCAAGTAGCGCGAAGGACCCCGCGGCGGTCGCTCCCGCGGACGAGTCCACCACGACGACCACGAAGGCCGCGGCCAAGCCGGTCGCCGCCAAGACCGCGGCAGCCAAGACGGCCGCCACGAAGACCGGTGCCGCCAAGGCTCCGGCGAAGGCCGCTACCAAGACCGCAGCGACCAAGACCGCAGCGAAGTCCCGCGCCGCCAAGGCGACCGACGACGAGCCCGTCGATGAGCTCGTCGATGACGTCGAGATCGACGACGTGGTCGACATCGAAGACGACGTCGTCGCGCTCGATGACGTCGTGGACGAGGACGAGAAGCCTCGCGCCGCGCCGCGTGGCAAGGCCAAGGCCAAAGCCGCCGCTGAGCCCGAAGCCGAGACGGCGGAGGCGGAAGAGGACGACGAGGACGAAGAGACCACGAAGCCGGCTTTCACCGAGCCGCTGCCCACCGGCGCGATCGTCATCTCCTCGTCGGACGACGAGGATGTCCCCGTCTACTCGACGATGATCACGGGAGCCACGGCCGACCCGGTCAAGGACTACCTGAAGCAGATCGGCAAGGTCCCGCTGCTGAACGCGGCCGAAGAGGTCGAGCTCGCGATGCGGATCGAGGCGGGTCTGTTCGCCGAAGAGAAGCTGTCGCACATGACGGCCGCCGAGAAGTCCAATCAGGTCGGACTCGACCTGCAGTGGGTCGCTCGCGACGGTCAGCGTGCGAAGTCGCACCTGCTCGGCGCGAACCTCCGCCTGGTCGTGTCGCTCGCCAAGCGCTACACCGGCCGCGGCATGCAGTTCCTGGACCTGATCCAGGAGGGCAACCTCGGTCTGATCCGCGCGGTGGAGAAGTTCGACTACACCAAGGGCTTCAAATTCTCCACGTATGCCACGTGGTGGATCCGCCAGGCGATCACGCGCGCCATGGCCGACCAGGCCCGCACGATCCGCATCCCCGTGCACATGGTCGAGGTCATCAACAAGCTCGCCCGTGTGCAGCGCCAGATGCTGCAGGATCTGGGCCGCGAGCCCACTCCCGAGGAGCTCAGCCGCGAACTGGACATGACCCCCGAAAAGGTCATCGAGGTGCAGAAGTACGGTCGCGAGCCGATCTCGCTGCACACCCCCCTCGGCGAGGACGGCGACAGCGAATTCGGCGACCTGATCGAGGACACCGAAGCGGTCGTTCCGGCGGACGCCGTCGGCTTCACGATGCTGCAGCGCCAGCTCGAGTCGCTGCTGGATTCCTTGAGCGAGCGCGAGGCGGGCGTGATCCGCATGCGCTTCGGGCTCGGCGATGGTCAGCCCAAGACCCTCGATCAGATCGGCGACACGTTCGGGGTGACCCGCGAACGGATCCGCCAGATCGAGTCCAAGACGATGGCCAAGCTGCGGCACCCGTCTCGTTCTCAGTCCCTGCGGGACTACCTCGAGTGA
- a CDS encoding coenzyme F420-0:L-glutamate ligase → MAEANAGKALSVEIDGTSYARIPIRTRVVMPGDDLDAFIREYAADIVQPGDLFFVTEKIVAITQGRSYPLEDIQPRRLALFLSKYVTRTPYGIGLGMPETMEMALRECGTPRILFAAAVSAITKALGRKGDFYRIAGDKARAIDGPTSGTIPPYNRAVVLGPERPRAVAQHLKDLLGGVPEVAVVDINDLGGNILGSTLDRAGERRLVEILKDNPLGQGHQSTPLGVVRAA, encoded by the coding sequence ATGGCAGAGGCCAACGCGGGAAAGGCGCTCAGCGTCGAGATCGACGGCACCTCCTACGCGCGCATCCCCATCCGGACGCGCGTGGTCATGCCGGGAGACGACTTGGACGCCTTCATCCGCGAGTACGCGGCCGACATCGTGCAGCCCGGTGATCTGTTCTTCGTGACGGAGAAGATCGTGGCCATCACGCAGGGACGCTCCTACCCGCTCGAGGACATCCAGCCGCGGCGTCTGGCGCTGTTCCTGTCGAAGTACGTCACGCGCACGCCCTACGGCATCGGTCTCGGCATGCCCGAGACGATGGAGATGGCCCTTCGCGAGTGCGGAACCCCGCGCATTCTGTTCGCCGCGGCCGTCTCTGCCATCACCAAGGCGCTCGGGCGCAAGGGCGACTTCTACCGCATCGCCGGGGACAAGGCCCGCGCGATCGACGGTCCCACCAGCGGCACCATCCCCCCGTACAACAGGGCGGTCGTGCTGGGTCCCGAGCGTCCGCGCGCGGTCGCCCAGCATCTGAAGGATCTCCTCGGCGGCGTCCCCGAGGTGGCGGTCGTGGACATCAACGACCTCGGCGGCAACATCCTCGGCTCTACGCTGGACAGGGCCGGCGAACGGCGCCTGGTCGAGATCCTGAAGGACAACCCGCTCGGTCAGGGCCACCAGTCCACGCCGCTGGGTGTGGTCCGCGCCGCCTAG
- a CDS encoding sugar-transfer associated ATP-grasp domain-containing protein, whose amino-acid sequence MPSPGLGLAPRLRYLAGRARRIDVGSVLDRAKEASAQHGKWTPAIVVDMLWQAGLRNVGFQDYIDYDFAALSRAERATYMTHPVSNQLSQKYDDPAFRHIFQDKIEFDRVFSEYLHREWMVVEEDNAERVRAFTERLGTIVTKEPVGQAGTGVHRYHAAEIEDWAAFHRGLLARGELLVEEVIQQHAALAAVCPGTVNTTRITAFFDGEKTHILAMAQKFGRGAVSDQMTFGGFYTMLDDDGRAVGPGYDSHGHVYAAHPDSGFVIDQFQLPMMEQVRAFIDRVARVVPQVQYVGWDVVVTPEGPVLVEGNWGAGVYENKPSVTGIRTGHKPRYRAAIGF is encoded by the coding sequence ATGCCCTCTCCAGGCCTCGGCCTCGCGCCCCGCCTTCGCTATCTCGCCGGCCGCGCACGCCGCATCGACGTCGGCTCCGTTCTGGACCGTGCGAAGGAAGCCTCCGCCCAGCACGGCAAATGGACCCCCGCGATCGTCGTCGACATGCTCTGGCAGGCCGGCCTGCGCAACGTGGGGTTCCAGGACTACATCGACTACGACTTCGCCGCCCTCAGCCGCGCGGAGCGCGCGACCTACATGACGCACCCGGTGTCCAACCAGCTCTCGCAGAAGTACGACGATCCGGCGTTCCGGCACATCTTCCAGGACAAGATCGAATTCGACCGTGTCTTCAGCGAGTACCTGCATCGGGAGTGGATGGTCGTCGAGGAGGACAACGCCGAACGGGTCCGCGCGTTCACGGAGCGCCTGGGCACCATCGTGACGAAGGAGCCGGTCGGACAGGCCGGGACCGGTGTGCACCGCTACCACGCCGCCGAGATCGAGGACTGGGCGGCTTTCCACCGTGGCCTGCTCGCGCGCGGCGAGCTGCTGGTCGAAGAGGTGATCCAGCAGCATGCCGCCCTGGCCGCGGTGTGTCCTGGGACGGTCAACACCACCCGCATCACCGCGTTCTTCGACGGCGAGAAGACGCACATCCTGGCGATGGCGCAGAAGTTCGGACGCGGTGCCGTGAGTGATCAGATGACCTTCGGCGGCTTCTACACGATGCTCGACGACGACGGCCGCGCTGTCGGGCCGGGATACGACTCCCATGGACACGTCTACGCCGCCCACCCCGACTCCGGGTTCGTCATCGATCAGTTCCAGCTGCCCATGATGGAACAGGTGCGCGCGTTCATCGACCGCGTGGCCCGCGTGGTGCCCCAGGTGCAGTACGTCGGCTGGGACGTCGTGGTCACACCCGAAGGGCCCGTGCTCGTGGAGGGCAACTGGGGCGCCGGCGTCTACGAGAACAAACCCAGTGTCACCGGCATCCGCACCGGCCACAAGCCGCGGTATCGCGCCGCGATCGGCTTCTAG
- a CDS encoding alanine racemase C-terminal domain-containing protein, translating to MTFGIPGRASSDAGTGARTAPVARISRGAVERNLRAVLASGRGGVIDLRADAWGHGVDVVAPIALRAGAAALLVDDVAAPDLDGVIDAARRLDSGVATAPEAVYGLTPGFTPVLSLSGWVLSLKRLRAGEGVSYGFTHRAIADTTVALVTGGYAQGIVRALGNAASVVIAGERHPIVGRVAMDVCVVDVGSARVRRGDEVLFFGDPADGAPALTEWTAATGLSAAELVTAVGLRAGREYTP from the coding sequence GTGACCTTCGGCATCCCTGGACGCGCGTCGTCCGACGCGGGCACGGGTGCGCGCACCGCCCCGGTGGCGCGGATATCCCGCGGCGCGGTGGAGCGGAATCTGCGCGCGGTCCTGGCCAGTGGGCGTGGCGGCGTCATCGACCTGCGGGCGGATGCGTGGGGCCACGGCGTGGACGTGGTCGCGCCGATCGCACTGCGAGCGGGCGCCGCCGCTCTTCTGGTCGACGACGTCGCCGCGCCGGACCTGGACGGCGTCATCGACGCTGCGCGCCGGCTTGACAGCGGCGTGGCCACCGCGCCGGAGGCGGTGTACGGGCTGACTCCCGGCTTCACACCGGTGCTGAGCCTGAGCGGGTGGGTGCTGAGCCTGAAGCGCCTCCGCGCGGGCGAGGGCGTCTCCTACGGCTTCACCCATCGTGCGATCGCGGACACCACGGTCGCGCTGGTCACCGGCGGCTACGCGCAGGGGATCGTGCGCGCCCTCGGCAATGCGGCCTCGGTTGTGATCGCCGGAGAGCGGCATCCGATCGTCGGTCGGGTGGCGATGGATGTCTGCGTGGTGGACGTCGGGTCGGCGCGGGTTCGCCGGGGCGATGAGGTCCTGTTCTTCGGCGACCCCGCCGACGGCGCGCCGGCTCTGACGGAATGGACGGCGGCGACCGGGCTGAGCGCGGCCGAACTCGTCACCGCTGTCGGCCTGCGCGCCGGACGGGAGTACACGCCGTGA
- a CDS encoding alanine racemase translates to MTAPELQVDLDALAANIAVVRARVAPAQLMLIVKDDAYGHGLTAVVTRAAAEGVVWFGAFDVREALRTRAAVGPKARVFSWLTVGADEITAALAADIDLGVGDAGFLEDIAAAARTAGAPARVHLKIDTGLHRNGIRPEEWDAILGRAQALATEGLLRVVGVWSHIAEASDAEDDTARALFEDAVTAAEAAGFALDVRHLSASAASFARPEFRYDLARVGAFCYGIRPAGGPGQDELGIRPVASLVATVTHVADYAVTLGVGSLHGLPSTLAQHAHLEVAGDRREVRHVGATHTMVAPWRGAAVGQRVAVVGPDGTSATDLAETIGTVGEELLVRVSPLVRRAYPGR, encoded by the coding sequence GTGACCGCGCCAGAACTGCAGGTCGACCTGGACGCGCTGGCCGCCAACATCGCGGTCGTCCGAGCGCGGGTCGCCCCGGCGCAGCTCATGCTCATCGTCAAGGATGACGCCTACGGACACGGCCTGACGGCGGTGGTGACCAGAGCTGCGGCCGAGGGCGTCGTCTGGTTCGGCGCGTTCGACGTGCGCGAGGCGCTTCGGACCCGCGCCGCGGTCGGCCCCAAGGCCCGCGTCTTCTCGTGGCTCACCGTCGGGGCGGACGAGATCACTGCGGCCCTGGCCGCGGACATCGACCTCGGGGTCGGCGACGCCGGCTTCCTGGAAGACATCGCGGCCGCGGCACGCACGGCCGGCGCGCCTGCCCGGGTGCACTTGAAGATCGACACCGGCCTGCACCGCAACGGCATCCGTCCGGAGGAGTGGGACGCGATCCTCGGCCGGGCGCAGGCCCTCGCGACCGAAGGCCTGCTGCGCGTCGTCGGTGTCTGGAGTCACATCGCCGAAGCGAGCGACGCGGAGGACGACACCGCGCGTGCCCTGTTCGAGGACGCGGTCACGGCGGCGGAGGCGGCGGGATTCGCGCTGGACGTGCGCCACCTGTCCGCCAGCGCCGCCTCGTTCGCCCGGCCGGAGTTCCGCTACGACCTCGCCCGGGTCGGGGCGTTCTGCTACGGCATCCGTCCCGCCGGCGGACCCGGTCAGGACGAGCTCGGCATCCGTCCGGTCGCCTCGCTCGTCGCGACGGTCACGCACGTCGCGGACTACGCCGTCACGCTCGGCGTCGGCTCGCTGCACGGACTTCCCTCGACGCTTGCCCAGCATGCCCACCTCGAGGTGGCCGGAGACCGTCGCGAGGTTCGGCACGTCGGCGCGACCCACACGATGGTCGCGCCCTGGCGCGGGGCTGCGGTGGGGCAGCGGGTTGCCGTCGTCGGTCCGGACGGGACGTCGGCGACCGATCTGGCCGAGACGATCGGCACAGTCGGCGAGGAGCTCCTGGTGCGCGTGTCGCCGCTGGTGCGGCGGGCGTATCCGGGCCGGTAG